CTGCTTGGTTTTTAAAAATTGCAAGTGAAAAGATGAAAAATCTTGGTATAAAAGTTTCAAGTGTAGAGTTTGCAGAAACTCCAAAAAGTAAAAGCCATGTCTTTGCTTGAAGTAAATGAGATATTTGGGCCAACAATTCAAGGAGAAGGAAAATTAGTTGGTACTCCCTCTATTTTTATAAGACTGGGTAAATGTAACTTTAAATGTGAAGGTTTTAATGTAGAGTATGAAACTCCTAGTGGGATAAAAAAATGCTCTTGTGACTCATATTATGCAGTTGATATGGCATTTAAAGAGCAGTGGCAACAAATGAATGCACAGCAGATTATAAAAGAGGTTTTACTCCTTGAACCAAACTATAAAATTGATATTGTTATCACTGGGGGAGAGCCACTTTTATATTGGAAAAATGAAGAGTTTCAAAAACTTTTAAAACACTATATTGAGAATAATTATAAAGTAACTATTGAAACAAATGGGTCATTAAATATTGATTTAACAGAAACTTATCAGAAACAAATTCTATTTTCAATGAGTGTAAAACTATCAAACTCTTTAGAACCACTAAAGAAAAGAGTTAATGTAAATACTCTAACAAAAATCATAACTGAAACAGAGGGTTCATACTTAAAATTTGTTATAGATGAAGGCTTTAAAGAAGAAGCAAATATAGAGATACAAAATATTCTTTCTTCTATACCAAAAGTTGATGTTTTCCTTATGCCAATGGGTGATACAGCGGAACAAATAAATAAAAATAGTGAAGCAGTAATTAACTTAGCTATTGAAAATGGATATAAATATTGTGATAGATTGCATATTAGAGTTTGGGACAATAAAAGAGGTGTTTAACAAACTTTAGATATAATATATGCTTTAACATGAATTTAATGTGTTATTTCATTAAAGAAATAAAATACTAAGGTTTCTACAAAGAAACTATTTTAAGGACTAATTGAATGAAATTTAGTGGATCAAATGTACTAGTAACTGGTGCAAGTAGAGGAATAGGTGCTGAAATTGCAAAAACTCTAGCTTCTTATGGTTTAAAAGTTTGGATTAACTATAGAAGCGGTGCTGAAGCTGCAGAAAAAATTAAAGAAGAGATTGAAGCAGCTGGTGGAACTGCTGCGATTGTTAAAGCTGATGTAACAAAAGAAGATGAATTTACTGCTGCTATTAAAACTATTGTTGATGCTGATGGAGAACTTTCTTATTTAGTAAACAATGCTGGTATTACAAAAGATAAATTAGCACTAAGAATGTCAGTTGAAGATTTTAATGATGTAATTGCTGCTAACTTAACATCTGCATTTATTGGATGTAAGGGTGCTTTAAAAGTTATGGGTAAAAAGAAGTTTGGTTCTATTGTAAATATCTCTTCAATTGTTGGAGAAATGGGAAATCCAGGTCAAACAAACTATTCTGCTTCTAAAGGTGGCTTAAATGCAATGACTAAATCATTTGCTAAAGAAGCAGCAGCTAGAGGAATTAGATATAATGCTGTTACTCCTGGTTTTATTCAAACAGATATGACTGATGAATTAAAAGAGGAAGTTAAAGCAGAATATGAGAGAAATATCCCTCTTAGTAGATTTGGTCAACCTAAAGAAATTGCGGACGCAGTAGCATTTTTATTGAGTGATCATTCATCGTATATTACGGGTGAAATACTAAAAGTAAATGGTGGATTATACGTTTAAAAAAGATTTATTAAATCTTTTTATGGTATAATTTGGCGATAATTTTAAAAAAGGAAAAGAATATGGCATTATTTGATGATGTAAAAGAAGTAGTAGTTGAGCAACTTGATTGTGATCCTGCAGAAGTTAAGGAAGAGTCTAAATTTATTGAAGATTTAGGTGCTGACTCACTAGACGTTGTTGAATTAGTTATGGCGTTAGAAGAGAAATTCGATATCGAAATTCCAGACGAAGATGCAGAAGGTATCTTAACTGTTGCTGATGCTATTAAATACATCGAAGATAACGCGTAATTTCTACGCTATTCTTATAGTATAAGCCAGTATTCTATACTGGCTTTTTTTTAATAAAAATTATTTGAATTGTTGAATTTTTAATATTTATTTTAAGAATTGAATTATTTAAATACTTAATTTTGGAGCATATTTAATGAGAAGAGTTGTTATAACAGGTTTAGGAACAATCAATTCAGTAGGACATAACGTAGAGGATTCATTCAATGCCGTTTTAGATGGTAAATGTGGTGTAAATAATATCACTCTATTTGATGCTAGTGAATATTCTGTGCAGTTTGCAGCAGAAGTTAAAGATTTTGATCCTACAACTGTAATGGATAAAAAAGAAGTAAAAAAAGCTGATAGATTCATTCAATTAGGAATCAAAGCAGCAAATGAAGCTATGAATGATGCAGGATACATCAATGCAGAGAATAAAAGAGTTGATGAATCAATTTGTGAAAGATTTGGAGTTATCTCAGCTTCAGGAATTGGTGGATTAGCAACAATTGAAAAAAACTCTGTTACTTGTGAAATAAAAGGACCAAAAAGAATTTCTCCTTTCTTTATTCCTTCATCATTAGTTAATATGTTAGGTGGATTTATCTCAATTGAGCATGGATTAAAAGGTCCTTCATTATCTCACGTAACAGCTTGTGCAGCTTCAACACACGCTTTAGCAGATGCAGTAAAAACTATTGCTACAAATGGTGCAGATAGAGTTTTAGTTGTTGGTGCAGAGAGTGCAATTTGTGGAGCAGGAATCGGTGGATTTGCTGCAATGAAAGCATTATCTACAAGAAATGATAGTCCGCAAACTGCTTCAAGACCATTTGATAAAGACAGAGATGGTTTTGTTATGGGAGAAGGTGCTGGAGCACTTGTTCTTGAAACATTAGAATCAGCACAAGCAAGAGGAGCAAGAATCTATTGTGAAGTAATTGGTTTTGGTGAGTCAGGTGATGCTAACCATATTACAGCACCAGTTATTGATGGTCCATTAAGAGCAATGAAAGCAGCACTTGCAATGGCAAAAGCTAATACAAATGAAGATATTAAAATTGATTATATCAATGCACACGGTACATCAACTCCTGTTGGAGATGTTAATGAATCAAAAGCAATCGTTGAATTATTTAATGGTCTTGAAAACTGTCCTCCTGTAACTTCTACAAAAGGTCAAGTTGGTCACTGTTTAGGTGCAGCTGGTGCGATTGAAGCAATTTTTACAATTAAAGCATTAACAGAAGGAATTATTCCTCCAACAATTAATATTGAAAACCAAGATGAAGAGTGTAAATTAGATTACGTTCCAAATACTCCTAGAAAAGTAGAATTAAATACTGTAATGAGTAATAACTTTGGTTTTGGTGGAACTAACGGTTCTGTAATTTTTAGAAAATTAAAAGACTAAGACTAGAGTTTAAACTCTTTTTTAAAAAGGAATAATATTTGGCAACTTATTTAGATTTTGAAGACAAAATAAAAAAAATTGAAGAAGATATCACAGTTGCAAAAACAAGAAATGATGAACATGCAGTAGAGATACTAGAAAAGAAGTTAGAAAAAGAGGTTGAAAAAACATTTAAAAACCTTAGTGATTATCAAAAACTTCAATTAGCTAGACACCCTGATAGACCATATGCGATGGATTATATCAAGGGATTAATGACTGATTATTACGAAATTCATGGGGATAGACATTATGATGATGACCATGCAATTGTATGTTTCCTTGGTTACATTGGAAATGAAAAAGTTGTAGTAATTGGAGAACAAAAAGGAAGAGGAACTAAAGATAAGTTAAAAAGAAACTTTGGTATGCCCTCTCCTGAAGGTTATAGAAAAGCTTTAAGAGCAGCAAGATTAGCTGAAAAGTTTAACTTACCGATTCTTATGCTTGTTGACACTCCAGGTGCATATCCTGGAATTGGTGCAGAAGAGAGAAATCAAAGTGAAGCAATTGCCAAAAACTTATATGAATTTTCTGAACTTAAAACTCCAACTGTTTCAGTTGTAATTGGAGAAGGTGGTTCAGGTGGAGCTTTAGCTATTTCAGTGGCAGATAAATTAGCAATGATGAGATACTCTGTTTATGCAGTAATCTCTCCTGAAGGTTGTTCTGCTATTTTATGGAATGACCCTGCTAAAGTTGAAACTGCTGCAAATGCACTTAAAATTACTGCTGAATCATTAGAAGAATTAGGTCTAATTGATGATGTAGTAAATGAGCCGTTAATTGGTGCTCATAGAAAAAAAGAAGAAGCAATCAAAGCTTTAGGTGACTATTTTTTAACTTCATTAGCTGAATTAAAACAATTAACACCTGCGCAAAGATATGAAAAGAAATATGAAAAACTTATGAACTTAGGAAAGTTCGAAGAGAAATAAAAAAAGGATAAGAAGTTGTAGAAACTCTACAACTTTTTAATCTCTTACTAATCTACCAACTGGTTCTCCACCAATCATATGAAAATGTAAATGATGTACTTCTTGTCCACCATCATCTCCAATATTAGTAATTAATCTATATCCACTCTCTCTAATACCTAATTTAGAAGCAACTTTATGCATAAATTCTGTCATTGCCGCCATAATTTTTGGAGGAACAACATCAAATGAATCATAGTGCTCTTTAGGGATAATTAAAACATGAATTTTTCTAGCTGGATTAATATCATTAAATGCTAAAAAGTTTTCATCTTCTAAGATAGTTTGATTAGGGATTTCACCTTTAACTATTTTGCAAAAAATACACATATATTCACCTTTTTTAGTTTGGAAAATATTATAACCAAACTCTAATAAATTTTAAAGTATAATCCATACCTTTATAAATAAACAACAGGAGAATAAAAGTGAAAGAATGGCTTGATAAAATAGATAATGCTGATTCACTTGAAGTTCTAGAGAATTTAAGAATTGAAACTTTAGGTAAAAAAGGTATTATCCCTGCAGAATTTGCAAAAATGAAAGATGTTCCAGGGCCAGAAAAGAAAGCTTTTGCTGAAAATTTAAATAAGCAAAAAACAGAAATTACAGAGGCTCTAGAAAATAAAAAAGAGATTTTAGAAAAGCAAGCTCTTGAGGTAAAACTACAAGAAGAGACTATTGACGTTACAAAGTTTAATAATGAATTAACATGTGGTGCAGCTCACCCAGTTGCTTTAACAATGGACAGAATTATTACATATTTTCAAAACCTTAACTTTGCAGTTGAAGAAGGTCCATTAGTAGAAGATGATTTTCATAACTTTGAAGCATTAAATCTTCCTAAACACCACCCAGCAAGAGATATGCAAGATACATTCTATAATAAAGATTATACTCTATTAAGAACGCACACTTCTCCTGTACAAATTAGAACAATGTTAAGTCAGCAAACACCTATTAGGATGATTGCTCCAGGTACTGTATTTAGAAGAGATTTTGATTTAACTCATACTCCAATGTTCCATCAAGTTGAAGCATTAGTAGTTGATGAAGCAGATAAAGTTTCTTTTGCAAACTTAAAACATGTATTAGTAGAATTTTTACATCATATGTTTGGAGATGTTGAAGTTAGATTTAGACCTTCATTTTTCCCATTTACAGAACCATCAGCAGAAGTAGATATTTCATGTGTATTCTGTAAAGGTGATGGATGTAGAGTTTGTTCACAAACAGGTTGGTTAGAAGTACTTGGTTGTGGTGTTGTTGACCAAAATGTATTCAAAGCAGTAGGATATGAAAATAAATCAGGATATGCTTTTGGATTAGGTGTTGAAAGATTTGCAATGCTAATTCATAATATTGGTGATTTAAGATCTCTTTTTGAGAGTGATTTAAGATTATTAGGACAGTTCAAATGATTATTACTAGATCGTGGATTCAAGAATATATAGATATTTCAAAAATATCAACTGAAGATATTTGTAAAACTTTTAACTCAATTGGTCTAGAAGTTGATAGTGTAGAAAAACAAAGAATAGCTCCTAAAGTAGTAGTTGGAAAAGTATTAGAGAAAGAGAAACATCCAGATGCAGACAAATTAAATGTTTGTCAAGTTGATATAGGAACTGAAGTTGTTCAAATTGTTTGTGGTGCTAAAAATGTAGCGGCAGGTCAATTTGTACCAGTTGCTGTAGTTGGATGTAACTTAGGTGAAGATTTTAAAATCAAAAAAGCAAAACTTAGAGGGTTAGAGTCAAATGGTATGATTTGTTCTTCTACTGAATTAGGACTTGCAAAATTAAATGATGGAATTTTAGAACTTGATGAATCAATTGGAAAATTAGAAATTGGTAAAGAGTTAAGCGAATATCCAGCATTAAATGATGATATTATCGAAATTGAATTAACTGCAAATAGAGGGGACTGTTTAAGTATAAATGGTGTAGCAAGAGAGTTATCAGCATTTTATTCTATTCCTTTTAAAGAGCAAGAATTTAAAATCAATTACAATGACTTAGGTATTGGTCAAGTATTAGAAGTAGAGAGTTTAAGTACAATTGAATCTAAATATATTTATACAGTAATTAATTCAGAAAACTTCTCATTACCAGTTTTACAAAGATTAAGAGTAGGAACAATTGATAAATTTAAAGAGAATGATTTAGTTGATACTTTAAGTTATATTACGCACTCAACTGGTGTAATTTTAAATGCTTATGCAAAAAAAGATGCTGAAGATATAAAAGGTTTAGCAACAATTCACATCCAAAAAGATAAACAAGGTTTTGATGTAATCATTGGAGAAAAAAAGCTAAGCACTGTTGGTGTTGAGCACTCAGAAGTAGAAAAAGATACTAACAATGAATATATCATTGAAGCTTCTTATATTAATCCTGAACTTTTATCAAAAAAAGTTTTTGAAACAAAAAAAGAGACAGGAGAAATTTATTATAGAAGTTCAAGAGGTAGTGAACCAGATATTGAATTAGGTATGAAATCTTTTTGTTCTTTAATTTCTCAATATGGAGCTGAAGTTTATAATGGAAATGAAGCTTTAATTGATTATGAAGAGAAAATCACAATAGATGCAAGTGTAAATAAAATCAATGCAATTATTGGTGAAAATATTGAAAAAGTTAAAATTGATAAAATTTTAAGTGACTTAGGTTTTGAAGTAAAAGATAATTCAACTGATGTATTATCAATTAAAGTTCCTCACTATAGACATGACATTAAAAATATAGCTGATGTTACAGAAGAAGTTGTAAGAATTATTGGAATTGATAATATTAAAGCAAAACCTTTAGCAATTGATGAAGTAAATAGAGTAAATAAAACTTCAATTGACTTAATTAAGAAAAACAAATTAAGAGCAAAAGCTATTGAAAATGGTTTCTTTGAAACAGTTACATATGTATTCTCAGATAGAGATAAATTAACTAAATACTCTTTACCAACTGTACAAGAAGGACTTGACCTTCTAAACCCTATTGTAAAAGAGTTAGATACATTTAGAACAACTATTTCATTAAATCTAATTGAAGCTTGTGCAAATAATGCAAAACTTGGATTTAAAGCAGCTGCATTCTTTGAAATTGGAAAAATTTTCAATATGAAAAGGGAAGAAAAAACTGTTGTTTCTTTTGTATTCTCTGGACAAAAAGAGTTAGAAGAGATTTCAAATGCAGGAAAACCTGAAAATATTGATTTTTTCAACTTTGCAAAAAGAGTATTAAATAGTGTTGGAAAATTTGATTTAGAACCAATGAAAAAAATCTCAAATGATTTAATTCATCCATACCAAAGTGCAGATATTATTATTGATGGTAAAGTTGCTGGATATATCTCTAAACTACACCCAAGTGTAGCAAATGAGTATGACTTAAGTGATACTTTTATTGCAGAAATTGATTTTGATTCAATTTCAAATGATTTAATAAAAGTTGATAGTTATTCAAAATTCCAAGCATCAAGAAAAGATTTAAGTTTAATTGTTCCAAAAGATATGGAATTTAATAAAATTAAAGAAGTAATTAACTCTTTAGATAATAAAAATATCAAACAATATAACTTAATAGATATCTATACAGATGAAAAACTTGGAGATAATGAGAGTTTAACAATTAGATTTATTCTGCAAAACAATGAAAAAACATTAGAAGAAGAAGATATTACTTCTACAATGAGTAGTATTTTAGAAGCATTAAAAGAAAAATTAAATATTGAATTAAGATAAGGAAAATAAAGTGGAAACATTTAACATTAAAAAACTGTCTAAACCTTTTAACATAGAGATTGACTCAATTGCAAGTGATAAATCTATATCACATAGATGTGCAATGTTTTCACTATTTTCAAATGAAACTTCATATATTAAAAATTACCTTACAGCAGAAGATACATTAAATACTTTAAGCATAGTAGAACAATTAGGTGCTAAAATCACACGTAATGGTTCTACTGTAGAGATTACACCTACAGATAAGTTAACTGAACCTAAAGATATTCTAGATTGTGGTAACTCAGGAACGGCAATGAGACTATTTTGTGGTTTACTTGCTTCAATTGATGGAGCATTTACTCTAACTGGGGATAAATATCTTAGAGAAAGACCTATGAAAAGAGTAGCTGACCCTTTAAGAAGTATTGGTGCAAATATTGATGGAAGAGAAAAAGGTAATAAAGCTCCACTATTTATTCGTGGAGTAAAAGAATTAAAACCTTTTACTTATCACTCTCCTGTTGATTCAGCACAAGTTAAATCTGCAATGATTCTTGCAGCACTTAGAGCCAATGGTATTTCAAAATATAAAGAAAATGAGCTTACACGTGACCATACAGAAAGAATGTTAACAGGTATGGGAGCTAAATTAGAAATAGATAATGAAGGGTTTATAAATATTCATCCTTTAGAAGGACATTTAAAGCCATTAAATATTACAGTTCCAACAGACCCTAGTTCTGGATTCTTTTTTGCAGTTGCAGCTGCAATTACTAAAGATTCAAGAGTTGTAATAAAAAATGTATCTTTAAATCCAACTAGAATTGAAGCCTATCAAGTTCTTAAAAGAATGGGTGCAGAAGTTAACTTTATTGAAAAAGAGAATATTTATGAACCTATTGGAGATATTGAAGTTAAATACAAAGAACTAAATGGAGTTGTTGTTGAAGATAATATCTCTTGGTTAATTGATGAACTTCCAGCTCTTTCAATTGCTATGTCAGTCGCAAATGGAAAGTCATTAGTAAAAAATGCAAAAGAGTTAAGAGTTAAAGAATCAGATAGAATAGAAGCTGTTGTTTCAAATCTAAAAAAATGTGGTGTCACTTATACTGAATTTGAAGATGGATATGAAATAATAGGAGGAACTTTAAATAAAGCCTCAATTGATTCTCATGGAGACCATAGGATTGCAATGAGTTTTGCAATTGCAGGTACTTTATGTGATATGGAAATAAATGATGTTGAATGTATTTTAACATCATTTCCTAACTTCAAAGAAATCCTTGATTCTTTATATTAAAAAAGAAATTAATTGATTAGTCCCCTTTTTTGATGGGACATCAAAAAAGGATACATTTTATGAAAGTAAAACTAGCATCAAGCTATGGTTTTTGTTTTGGAGTTAAAAGAGCAATTGAAATTGCAGAAAAATATGAAAATTCTGCAACAATGGGACCACTAATACACAATCAAAATGAAATTGATAGACTAAAAAATGATTATAATGTAGGGTTATATAATAATCTTACAGATGTAAAACCTAATGATACAGTTATTATTAGGACACATGGTATTCCAAAAAATGATTTAAAAGACTTACGTAAAAAAGATGCAAAAGTTATAAATGCAACTTGCCCTTTTGTTACAACTCCTCAACAAATTGTAAAAAAAATGTCTGCAGAAAAATACTCAATTTTAATATTTGGAGATGAAGATCATCCTGAAGTTAAAGGTGTAAAATCTTATGGTGAAGACCAAGATGATGTACATGTAGTTTTAGATATAGATGAACTTAAAAATATCAACTTTAAATATGACAAAATTGCTACTGTTGCACAAACAACAAAAAAGAAAGAGACTTACTTAGAAATTGTAAATAATCTTATTTTAAAGAATAAAGAAGTAAGAGTTTTTAATACAATTTGTGATGCTACTTTTGAAAATCAAGATGCAGCAAGAGAACTCTCAAAAGAAGTAGATGTAATGGTTGTAATTGGAGGTAAAAACTCTTCAAATACAAAACAATTACACTCCATTTGTGTAGAAAACTGTATAGATTCTTATTTAATTGAAAATGCCAAAGAACTTGATTCTACTTGGTTTAAAAATAAACACTTATGCGGTATAACTGCTGGTGCAAGTACGCCTGATTGGATTATTCAACAAGTAGTCAATGAAATAGAAAAATATTAAATTCTTAGTTTAAGTAAAATTTAGATAGAATCATAGCCATTTATAAAAAACGGTTAATACGAAGGAATAAAATGGGTATCGATGATATTGAATTAGGTGAAGACTTTGATTTTGAGAAAATGCTTAATGAGTCTTTTGAGAATGCTGAGAATAACTCTGTAGTTGATGGTGTAATTGTTGAAATTACTAATGATAGTGTACTTGTTGATGTTGGACAAAAAATTGAAGGTAAATTAAACCTTTCTGAAATCACAATCGGTGGTGAAGTTCAATTTAAAGCAGGTGATACAATTTCTGTAATGTTAATGGGAAATAAAGGTGAAAGACCAAATATTTCTTACAAAAAAGTATTACAAAAAGAAAAATTCGATGCTTTTGTTAAAGAGCACGGAGAAAACGTTGAAGACGTTACAATTGAAGGTAAAATTGTTTCTGTAAAAAACAGAGGTGGTTTTATTATTGAAGATGATTCTGGATTAGAATACTTCATGCCAATGGCACAATCTTACTTAAAAGCTCATGGAGCAATTGGTAAAAAAGTTAAAGCTAAAGTTTTAAAAGTAAACGAAGCTCAAAACTCTATTATTGTTTCTAGAAAAAAACTTATTGAAGAATCTAAAGTAGAAAAAGATTCTAAAGTAAATGAAATCTTAGAAAAAAATGAACCAGTAATTGGTACAGTTAAAAAAATCACTTCTTATGGTATGTTCATTGATTTAGGTGGAATTGATGGTTTAGTAAACTACAATGAAATCTCTTATAAAGGACCAGTTAATCCGGCTAATTACTATAGTGAAGGTGATGAAGTATCTGTTATTGTATTATCTTATGATAAAGCAAAACAACACTTATCATTATCAATTAAAGCTGCATTACCAAATCCTTGGGATGAAATTAAAGATGAATTAGAAGTTGGTGATACAATTACTGTTACAGTTTCTAACTTTGAATCTTACGGTGCATTTGTTGATTTAGGAAATGATATTGAAGGTTTATTACATATTTCTGAAATTTCATGGAATAAAAATCTTAAAAATCCAAAAGATTTATTAACTTTAGGTGAAGAAGTTAACGTTGAAGTTATCGAACTTGATGTTGATAAAAAAAGATTAAGAGTATCTTTAAAGAACTTACAAGAAAAACCATTCGCTAAATTTACAAAAGAAAACAAAGTTGGAGATGTAATCAAAGGTAAAATTGCTACATTAACTGATTTTGGTGCTTTCGTTACAATTGGTGAAGTTGATGGTTTATTACACAATGAAGAAGCTTCTTGGGAATCTAATGCAAAATGTAAATCACTTTATAAAAAAGGTGATGAAGTAGAAGTTAAGATTATTAAAATTGATAGAGAAAAAGAGAACATCTCTTTATCTGTAAAAGAAATTTCTGAATCTCCTGCTAAAAAATTCCAAAATGAGCACAAAATTGGTGATATTGTAAAAGGTGCAGTAAAAGATAAAAAAGATTTCGGAATTTTCATTAAACTTGATGATAATTTAGATGGTCTAATCAGAAATGAAGATTTTGGTCCATTAAATGTTGAAGAAGTTAATATTGGTGATGAATTAGAAGCAGTAGTAGTAAATATTGACACTAAGAAAAATAGAGTAAGATTATCAGTAAAAAGATTAGAGCAACAACAAGAAAGAGAAGTTTTAAAAGCTGTTAATGATGATACATCTATGACTTTAGGTGATTTACTAAAAGATCAAATTAAATAAGGATTTGTGCAAATGAGTAAACATACAATCGTAGTTTGTGATCATATTCATGAAGATGGTTTAAACATCTTACAAAACACTGAAGACATAAACTATGTATATGCAGCGGATATTGATAAAACAGCACTTTTAGATGTAATTAAAGATGCAGATGTTGCTATTACTAGATCTTCAACTGATGTTGATGAAAAGTTTTTAAATGCAGCAATTAATCTTAAAGCAGTAATCAGAGCTGGAGTAGGATACGATAACGTAGATATGGAAGGA
This sequence is a window from Halarcobacter bivalviorum. Protein-coding genes within it:
- a CDS encoding 7-carboxy-7-deazaguanine synthase QueE, translated to MSLLEVNEIFGPTIQGEGKLVGTPSIFIRLGKCNFKCEGFNVEYETPSGIKKCSCDSYYAVDMAFKEQWQQMNAQQIIKEVLLLEPNYKIDIVITGGEPLLYWKNEEFQKLLKHYIENNYKVTIETNGSLNIDLTETYQKQILFSMSVKLSNSLEPLKKRVNVNTLTKIITETEGSYLKFVIDEGFKEEANIEIQNILSSIPKVDVFLMPMGDTAEQINKNSEAVINLAIENGYKYCDRLHIRVWDNKRGV
- the fabG gene encoding 3-oxoacyl-ACP reductase FabG is translated as MKFSGSNVLVTGASRGIGAEIAKTLASYGLKVWINYRSGAEAAEKIKEEIEAAGGTAAIVKADVTKEDEFTAAIKTIVDADGELSYLVNNAGITKDKLALRMSVEDFNDVIAANLTSAFIGCKGALKVMGKKKFGSIVNISSIVGEMGNPGQTNYSASKGGLNAMTKSFAKEAAARGIRYNAVTPGFIQTDMTDELKEEVKAEYERNIPLSRFGQPKEIADAVAFLLSDHSSYITGEILKVNGGLYV
- the acpP gene encoding acyl carrier protein, which encodes MALFDDVKEVVVEQLDCDPAEVKEESKFIEDLGADSLDVVELVMALEEKFDIEIPDEDAEGILTVADAIKYIEDNA
- a CDS encoding beta-ketoacyl-ACP synthase II, encoding MRRVVITGLGTINSVGHNVEDSFNAVLDGKCGVNNITLFDASEYSVQFAAEVKDFDPTTVMDKKEVKKADRFIQLGIKAANEAMNDAGYINAENKRVDESICERFGVISASGIGGLATIEKNSVTCEIKGPKRISPFFIPSSLVNMLGGFISIEHGLKGPSLSHVTACAASTHALADAVKTIATNGADRVLVVGAESAICGAGIGGFAAMKALSTRNDSPQTASRPFDKDRDGFVMGEGAGALVLETLESAQARGARIYCEVIGFGESGDANHITAPVIDGPLRAMKAALAMAKANTNEDIKIDYINAHGTSTPVGDVNESKAIVELFNGLENCPPVTSTKGQVGHCLGAAGAIEAIFTIKALTEGIIPPTINIENQDEECKLDYVPNTPRKVELNTVMSNNFGFGGTNGSVIFRKLKD
- the accA gene encoding acetyl-CoA carboxylase carboxyl transferase subunit alpha; its protein translation is MATYLDFEDKIKKIEEDITVAKTRNDEHAVEILEKKLEKEVEKTFKNLSDYQKLQLARHPDRPYAMDYIKGLMTDYYEIHGDRHYDDDHAIVCFLGYIGNEKVVVIGEQKGRGTKDKLKRNFGMPSPEGYRKALRAARLAEKFNLPILMLVDTPGAYPGIGAEERNQSEAIAKNLYEFSELKTPTVSVVIGEGGSGGALAISVADKLAMMRYSVYAVISPEGCSAILWNDPAKVETAANALKITAESLEELGLIDDVVNEPLIGAHRKKEEAIKALGDYFLTSLAELKQLTPAQRYEKKYEKLMNLGKFEEK
- a CDS encoding histidine triad nucleotide-binding protein encodes the protein MCIFCKIVKGEIPNQTILEDENFLAFNDINPARKIHVLIIPKEHYDSFDVVPPKIMAAMTEFMHKVASKLGIRESGYRLITNIGDDGGQEVHHLHFHMIGGEPVGRLVRD
- the pheS gene encoding phenylalanine--tRNA ligase subunit alpha, with product MKEWLDKIDNADSLEVLENLRIETLGKKGIIPAEFAKMKDVPGPEKKAFAENLNKQKTEITEALENKKEILEKQALEVKLQEETIDVTKFNNELTCGAAHPVALTMDRIITYFQNLNFAVEEGPLVEDDFHNFEALNLPKHHPARDMQDTFYNKDYTLLRTHTSPVQIRTMLSQQTPIRMIAPGTVFRRDFDLTHTPMFHQVEALVVDEADKVSFANLKHVLVEFLHHMFGDVEVRFRPSFFPFTEPSAEVDISCVFCKGDGCRVCSQTGWLEVLGCGVVDQNVFKAVGYENKSGYAFGLGVERFAMLIHNIGDLRSLFESDLRLLGQFK
- the pheT gene encoding phenylalanine--tRNA ligase subunit beta — its product is MIITRSWIQEYIDISKISTEDICKTFNSIGLEVDSVEKQRIAPKVVVGKVLEKEKHPDADKLNVCQVDIGTEVVQIVCGAKNVAAGQFVPVAVVGCNLGEDFKIKKAKLRGLESNGMICSSTELGLAKLNDGILELDESIGKLEIGKELSEYPALNDDIIEIELTANRGDCLSINGVARELSAFYSIPFKEQEFKINYNDLGIGQVLEVESLSTIESKYIYTVINSENFSLPVLQRLRVGTIDKFKENDLVDTLSYITHSTGVILNAYAKKDAEDIKGLATIHIQKDKQGFDVIIGEKKLSTVGVEHSEVEKDTNNEYIIEASYINPELLSKKVFETKKETGEIYYRSSRGSEPDIELGMKSFCSLISQYGAEVYNGNEALIDYEEKITIDASVNKINAIIGENIEKVKIDKILSDLGFEVKDNSTDVLSIKVPHYRHDIKNIADVTEEVVRIIGIDNIKAKPLAIDEVNRVNKTSIDLIKKNKLRAKAIENGFFETVTYVFSDRDKLTKYSLPTVQEGLDLLNPIVKELDTFRTTISLNLIEACANNAKLGFKAAAFFEIGKIFNMKREEKTVVSFVFSGQKELEEISNAGKPENIDFFNFAKRVLNSVGKFDLEPMKKISNDLIHPYQSADIIIDGKVAGYISKLHPSVANEYDLSDTFIAEIDFDSISNDLIKVDSYSKFQASRKDLSLIVPKDMEFNKIKEVINSLDNKNIKQYNLIDIYTDEKLGDNESLTIRFILQNNEKTLEEEDITSTMSSILEALKEKLNIELR
- the aroA gene encoding 3-phosphoshikimate 1-carboxyvinyltransferase, translating into METFNIKKLSKPFNIEIDSIASDKSISHRCAMFSLFSNETSYIKNYLTAEDTLNTLSIVEQLGAKITRNGSTVEITPTDKLTEPKDILDCGNSGTAMRLFCGLLASIDGAFTLTGDKYLRERPMKRVADPLRSIGANIDGREKGNKAPLFIRGVKELKPFTYHSPVDSAQVKSAMILAALRANGISKYKENELTRDHTERMLTGMGAKLEIDNEGFINIHPLEGHLKPLNITVPTDPSSGFFFAVAAAITKDSRVVIKNVSLNPTRIEAYQVLKRMGAEVNFIEKENIYEPIGDIEVKYKELNGVVVEDNISWLIDELPALSIAMSVANGKSLVKNAKELRVKESDRIEAVVSNLKKCGVTYTEFEDGYEIIGGTLNKASIDSHGDHRIAMSFAIAGTLCDMEINDVECILTSFPNFKEILDSLY